A portion of the Aquicoccus sp. G2-2 genome contains these proteins:
- the mraY gene encoding phospho-N-acetylmuramoyl-pentapeptide-transferase encodes MLYWLTGLSDGGDVFNLFRYITFRAGGAFMTALIFGFLFGPPLINVLRKRQGKGQPIRDDGPEGHFSKAGTPTMGGLLIVGALLTSTLLWARLDNPFVWLILFVTMSFAAIGFADDYAKVRKQNSAGVPGKVRMLLGLLISLIAACWAISYHPAYLQYELAFPFLKHALVYLGYFFVPFAMIVIVGAANAVNLTDGLDGLAIMPVMIASATLGVIAYFVGNANFSDYLDLHYVPGTGEILVFVAGLIGGGLGFLWYNAPPAAVFMGDTGSLALGGALGAIAVATKHEIVLAIVGGLFVVEALSVIIQVLYFKRTGKRVFLMAPIHHHYEKKGWAEPQIVIRFWIISLILAMIGLATLKVR; translated from the coding sequence ATGCTTTACTGGCTTACCGGGCTGTCGGATGGCGGGGATGTCTTCAACCTCTTTCGCTATATTACCTTCCGTGCGGGTGGCGCGTTCATGACGGCGCTGATCTTTGGTTTTCTGTTCGGACCGCCATTGATCAACGTGCTTAGAAAGCGGCAAGGCAAAGGCCAGCCTATTCGCGATGATGGGCCAGAAGGGCATTTCAGCAAGGCCGGAACGCCGACAATGGGCGGGCTTTTGATCGTCGGGGCGCTGCTGACCTCGACCTTGCTTTGGGCGCGGCTTGATAATCCGTTCGTGTGGCTGATCTTGTTTGTCACCATGTCGTTTGCGGCCATCGGGTTTGCCGATGATTATGCCAAGGTGCGCAAGCAGAATTCCGCGGGTGTGCCGGGCAAGGTGCGAATGTTGCTGGGGCTTTTGATTTCGCTGATCGCGGCGTGCTGGGCAATCAGCTATCACCCGGCCTATCTGCAGTATGAGCTGGCGTTTCCGTTTCTCAAACATGCGCTGGTTTATCTGGGGTATTTCTTTGTCCCGTTTGCGATGATTGTGATCGTCGGGGCCGCCAACGCGGTCAACCTGACGGATGGGTTGGACGGGCTTGCGATCATGCCGGTGATGATTGCCAGCGCCACGCTGGGCGTGATCGCCTATTTCGTCGGCAACGCGAATTTCTCTGACTACCTTGATCTGCACTATGTGCCGGGAACGGGGGAAATCCTTGTTTTCGTGGCCGGGCTGATCGGCGGGGGCTTGGGTTTTCTTTGGTATAATGCACCACCGGCGGCGGTGTTCATGGGCGATACCGGCAGTCTTGCGCTGGGCGGCGCGCTGGGGGCGATTGCGGTGGCCACCAAGCACGAGATCGTGCTGGCCATCGTTGGCGGGCTTTTCGTGGTGGAGGCGCTTTCGGTGATCATTCAGGTGCTTTATTTCAAACGCACCGGCAAGCGCGTGTTCCTGATGGCGCCGATCCACCACCATTATGAGAAGAAGGGCTGGGCCGAGCCGCAGATCGTGATCCGGTTCTGGATCATATCGCTTATCTTGGCGATGATCGGGTTGGCCACACTGAAGGTGCGCTAA
- a CDS encoding DedA family protein, whose translation MQLETLIQQFGLPGLTLGGAFEGDGIAFLGGVLAHRGLFGFEAAVWAVWLGAVIVDNAFFLIGRYARERAFVQRQVTKRAVRVLHGWIERHPALSVLGFRYLYGLKTAGALLFGMSRLSWVRFAILDLIAVLLWAHVLVGLGFVAGHTIEALFGQLRLHEHLGVALVVLLVGAVLLWWITRRRVERRGKK comes from the coding sequence GTGCAGCTTGAGACGCTGATCCAGCAGTTTGGCCTGCCCGGTCTTACCTTGGGCGGGGCGTTCGAGGGCGACGGGATTGCCTTTCTTGGAGGGGTGCTGGCGCATCGCGGATTGTTCGGGTTCGAAGCGGCGGTTTGGGCGGTGTGGCTGGGTGCTGTGATCGTGGATAATGCTTTTTTCCTGATCGGGCGCTATGCGCGCGAGCGCGCGTTCGTGCAGCGACAGGTGACCAAGCGCGCGGTGCGCGTGCTGCATGGCTGGATCGAGCGCCACCCGGCGCTGAGCGTGCTTGGTTTTCGCTATCTCTATGGATTGAAAACCGCCGGGGCGTTGTTGTTTGGCATGTCGCGGCTGAGCTGGGTCCGGTTTGCGATACTGGACCTGATTGCGGTGCTGCTTTGGGCGCATGTGCTGGTGGGGCTGGGGTTTGTTGCTGGTCATACGATCGAGGCATTGTTCGGGCAATTGCGATTGCATGAGCATCTTGGTGTTGCACTGGTGGTGTTGCTGGTGGGGGCGGTGCTACTCTGGTGGATAACGCGGCGCAGGGTTGAGCGAAGGGGAAAGAAATGA
- the murD gene encoding UDP-N-acetylmuramoyl-L-alanine--D-glutamate ligase, producing the protein MIPVAGMAGQRVAVLGLGRSGLSAARALRAGGAEAVCWDDNAAAREAAEADGFTCADLSRDGAFDGIARLIVSPGIAHLYPAPNQVVAAAWAAGVPVDNDIGLFFRSVAVAGWERFDVIPKVVAVTGSNGKSTTSALIHHVLSEAGRAAQLAGNIGRGVLDIDPPGDGGVIVLELSSYQTELARALTPDVAVFTNLSPDHLDRHGGIGGYFAAKRRLFAEGGPDRAVIGVDEDEGRYLANQLSEGPGDDRVIAISVERKLTGPGWHVFAKKGFLAEYRKARQVGAVDLRPIAGLPGAHNHQNACAAYAVCRTLGLAPREIEAGFASFAGLPHRSQLLGETGGVRFVNDSKATNVDAARMALQAFDNIRWICGGLEKEGGLGGLLDVTGSVRKAYVIGREAAHFAVELQGVEAEVCSDMASAVARAVAEAEAGDVILLAPAAASFDQYDSFEKRGEHFMAEVAKYL; encoded by the coding sequence ATGATCCCGGTGGCAGGAATGGCAGGGCAAAGGGTGGCGGTGCTGGGGCTTGGGCGTTCCGGCCTGTCGGCGGCGCGGGCGTTGCGCGCGGGCGGCGCCGAGGCGGTTTGCTGGGACGACAATGCGGCGGCGCGCGAAGCGGCAGAGGCCGATGGGTTCACTTGCGCCGATTTGAGCCGGGACGGGGCGTTTGACGGGATTGCGCGACTGATCGTTTCGCCGGGGATTGCGCATCTTTACCCCGCCCCCAATCAGGTGGTTGCGGCGGCTTGGGCGGCGGGCGTGCCGGTCGATAACGATATTGGGCTGTTTTTTCGCTCGGTCGCGGTGGCGGGCTGGGAACGGTTCGACGTGATCCCCAAGGTGGTGGCGGTGACCGGGTCGAACGGCAAATCGACCACCTCGGCGCTGATCCATCACGTGCTGTCAGAAGCCGGGCGCGCGGCGCAGCTTGCCGGGAATATCGGGCGCGGGGTTTTGGACATTGATCCGCCGGGGGATGGCGGGGTGATTGTGCTGGAACTGTCGAGCTATCAGACGGAGCTTGCCCGCGCGCTGACCCCGGATGTGGCGGTGTTTACCAATCTCAGCCCCGATCACCTTGACCGGCATGGCGGGATCGGCGGCTATTTCGCGGCCAAGCGCAGGTTGTTTGCCGAGGGTGGGCCGGACCGTGCGGTGATCGGCGTGGACGAGGACGAGGGGCGCTATCTGGCCAACCAGCTTTCCGAGGGGCCGGGCGATGACCGGGTGATTGCCATATCGGTCGAACGCAAGTTGACCGGGCCGGGCTGGCATGTGTTTGCGAAGAAAGGGTTTTTGGCAGAATATCGCAAGGCGCGTCAGGTGGGGGCAGTTGATCTGCGTCCCATCGCCGGGTTGCCGGGGGCACACAACCATCAGAACGCCTGTGCCGCCTATGCGGTGTGCCGCACGCTGGGGTTGGCCCCGCGCGAGATCGAGGCGGGGTTTGCGAGCTTTGCCGGCTTGCCGCATCGCTCGCAATTGTTGGGTGAGACGGGGGGCGTGCGGTTTGTTAACGACAGCAAGGCGACCAATGTCGATGCCGCGCGCATGGCGTTGCAGGCGTTCGACAATATCCGTTGGATCTGTGGTGGGCTGGAGAAGGAAGGCGGGCTTGGCGGGTTGCTGGACGTGACCGGATCGGTGCGCAAGGCCTATGTGATCGGGCGCGAAGCGGCGCATTTTGCGGTTGAATTGCAAGGGGTTGAGGCGGAGGTTTGCAGTGACATGGCCAGCGCCGTGGCCCGCGCCGTGGCCGAGGCGGAGGCGGGTGATGTCATCCTGCTGGCCCCGGCGGCGGCGTCGTTCGATCAGTATGACAGTTTCGAGAAACGCGGAGAGCATTTCATGGCAGAGGTCGCCAAGTATCTGTGA
- a CDS encoding DUF2188 domain-containing protein has translation MAQKGLHVTPKGEKWAVRSAGSTRAARVVETQKEAISIAKERAKREGSEMYVHGRDGRIRERSTYGKDPYPPKG, from the coding sequence ATGGCTCAAAAAGGGCTACATGTTACACCTAAAGGTGAAAAATGGGCGGTTAGATCGGCGGGGTCGACCCGAGCTGCTAGGGTTGTCGAAACCCAAAAGGAAGCAATTTCCATAGCAAAGGAAAGGGCCAAACGAGAGGGGTCCGAGATGTATGTCCACGGAAGGGATGGGCGTATTCGTGAACGCAGCACTTATGGAAAAGACCCCTATCCTCCAAAGGGTTGA
- the parE gene encoding DNA topoisomerase IV subunit B: MADDLLTPADSGDYNADSIEVLEGLEPVRKRPGMYIGGTDERALHHLVAEILDNSMDEAVAGHATRIEVELHADYSFTVRDNGRGIPVDPHPKFPDKSALEVILCTLHAGGKFSGKAYQTSGGLHGVGASVVNALSDSMVVQVARNKELYEQSFSRGLPQGPVKKIGPTNNRRGTTVTFHPDAEIFGSHRFKPARLFKSIRSKAYLFSGVEIRWKSAIDDGETPVEATFHFPGGLADYLNETLGAASTYSDTPFAGTVDFREKFNTPGKVEWAINWTPSRDGFIQSYCNTVPTPEGGTHVTGFWAAILKGIKAYGELSNNRKAAQITRDDLSSGGCALVSTFISEPEFVGQTKDRLATVEAQRLVENAVRDHFDHWLASNTKSAGAILDFLVLRTEERLRRRQEKETARKTATKKLRLPGKLTDCSSNTRDGTELFIVEGDSAGGSAKMARDRRTQALLPLRGKILNVLGAASSKLGSNAEISDLTQALGTGLGTRFNLDDLRYDKIIIMTDADVDGAHIAALLMTFFFTQMRPLIDAGHLYLACPPLYRLTQGAKRVYVADDIAKEATLERGLGGKGKIDVQRFKGLGEMDAKDLKETTMDPKSRTLIRVTIDEDEPGETGDLVERLMGKKPELRFQYIQENARFVEELDV; this comes from the coding sequence ATGGCCGACGATCTCCTGACCCCCGCCGACAGCGGCGACTATAATGCCGACAGCATCGAAGTCCTCGAAGGGCTGGAGCCGGTGCGCAAACGCCCCGGCATGTATATCGGCGGCACTGATGAACGCGCGCTGCATCACCTCGTGGCGGAAATCCTCGATAACTCGATGGACGAAGCGGTCGCCGGGCACGCCACAAGGATCGAGGTCGAACTGCACGCCGATTATTCCTTTACCGTGCGCGATAATGGTCGCGGTATCCCCGTCGATCCGCACCCAAAATTCCCCGATAAATCCGCCCTCGAAGTGATCCTCTGCACGCTGCACGCGGGCGGCAAATTCTCCGGCAAGGCGTATCAAACCTCCGGCGGGCTGCACGGCGTCGGTGCCTCCGTGGTCAACGCGCTTTCCGATTCCATGGTGGTGCAGGTCGCCCGCAACAAGGAACTTTACGAGCAAAGCTTCTCACGCGGTCTGCCCCAAGGCCCGGTGAAAAAGATCGGCCCCACCAACAACCGCCGCGGCACCACCGTCACCTTCCACCCGGATGCAGAGATTTTCGGCTCGCATCGCTTCAAACCGGCGCGCTTGTTCAAATCCATCCGCTCCAAGGCTTATCTCTTCTCCGGCGTCGAAATCCGCTGGAAGTCCGCCATCGACGACGGCGAAACCCCGGTTGAGGCCACCTTTCACTTCCCCGGCGGGCTGGCTGATTACCTCAATGAAACGCTGGGCGCGGCCTCCACCTATTCCGACACCCCGTTCGCCGGAACCGTCGATTTTCGCGAGAAATTCAACACCCCCGGCAAGGTCGAATGGGCGATCAACTGGACCCCGTCGCGCGACGGCTTCATCCAAAGCTATTGCAACACCGTGCCCACCCCCGAAGGCGGCACCCATGTCACCGGATTCTGGGCCGCCATCCTCAAGGGGATCAAGGCCTATGGTGAGCTCTCCAACAACCGCAAGGCGGCGCAAATCACCCGCGATGATCTCTCCTCGGGCGGTTGCGCGCTGGTCTCCACCTTCATCAGCGAACCCGAATTTGTTGGGCAGACCAAAGACCGCCTCGCCACCGTCGAAGCGCAGCGTCTGGTCGAAAACGCGGTGCGCGACCATTTCGATCACTGGCTGGCGTCAAACACCAAATCCGCCGGTGCGATCCTCGATTTCCTCGTCCTGCGCACAGAAGAGCGCCTGCGCCGCCGTCAGGAAAAGGAAACCGCCCGCAAGACCGCCACCAAGAAGCTCCGCCTGCCCGGCAAGCTCACCGATTGCTCGTCAAATACCCGCGACGGCACCGAATTGTTCATCGTCGAAGGCGACTCTGCGGGCGGCTCCGCCAAGATGGCGCGCGACCGGCGCACACAGGCGCTTTTGCCCCTGCGCGGCAAAATCCTCAACGTGCTCGGTGCCGCCTCCTCCAAGCTCGGCTCCAACGCCGAGATTTCCGACCTCACCCAAGCCCTTGGCACCGGGCTTGGCACCCGCTTCAACCTTGACGATCTGCGTTATGACAAGATCATCATCATGACCGATGCCGATGTTGACGGTGCCCATATCGCCGCCCTTCTGATGACGTTCTTCTTCACCCAGATGCGCCCGCTGATTGACGCGGGCCACCTCTACCTCGCCTGCCCGCCGCTCTACCGCCTGACCCAAGGCGCCAAGCGCGTCTATGTCGCCGACGACATCGCCAAGGAGGCCACGCTTGAACGCGGTCTCGGCGGCAAAGGCAAGATCGACGTGCAGCGCTTCAAGGGCTTGGGCGAAATGGACGCCAAGGATCTGAAAGAAACCACCATGGACCCGAAATCCCGCACCCTGATCCGGGTCACCATAGACGAGGACGAACCCGGCGAAACCGGCGATCTGGTCGAGCGCCTGATGGGCAAGAAGCCGGAATTGCGGTTTCAGTATATTCAAGAGAATGCGCGGTTCGTGGAGGAGCTGGATGTTTGA
- a CDS encoding alpha/beta hydrolase, producing the protein MQSHHIHLSGQPFHYLTWGEPTRPPLLMLHGFPEYSAAWEELASRLSEHFFCIAPDQRGYGQSWAPAEVGQYTTSKLVSDMAELIAALDLAPTAVIGHDWGAAVAYGLAMMLPDLTSHLIIVNGVHPAPFQRAIASGGAQTAASQYIHALREAGSEERLAANQCEKLLALFSAKMNLTWLTPAKRAAYVREWTRPGRLRGMINWYRASPLRVARPGAPLTDLPALPRARLMVHQPHLLIWGQDDTALLPEATAGLEDYAPNLTRVKTPGADHWICHQKPDAVAAAIRDWLQD; encoded by the coding sequence ATGCAAAGCCATCACATCCATCTCTCCGGTCAACCGTTCCATTATCTCACATGGGGCGAGCCAACCCGCCCGCCGCTTCTGATGCTGCACGGCTTTCCGGAATATTCCGCCGCGTGGGAGGAACTGGCCAGCCGCCTCTCGGAACATTTCTTCTGCATCGCCCCCGATCAACGCGGCTATGGCCAAAGCTGGGCACCCGCAGAGGTCGGGCAATATACCACCTCGAAACTGGTCTCCGACATGGCCGAACTGATTGCCGCGCTCGACCTCGCACCCACCGCCGTCATCGGCCATGACTGGGGCGCGGCCGTGGCTTACGGGCTGGCAATGATGCTACCTGACCTCACCTCCCACCTGATTATCGTCAACGGCGTCCACCCGGCGCCGTTTCAGCGCGCCATCGCCTCGGGCGGGGCGCAAACCGCCGCGTCGCAATATATCCACGCCCTGCGCGAAGCAGGCAGCGAAGAGCGCCTCGCCGCCAATCAGTGCGAAAAACTGCTGGCGCTCTTCTCGGCCAAGATGAATCTCACCTGGCTGACCCCTGCCAAACGCGCGGCTTATGTTCGCGAATGGACGCGCCCCGGCAGGTTGCGCGGCATGATCAACTGGTATCGCGCCTCGCCCCTGCGTGTCGCCCGCCCCGGTGCGCCGCTCACCGATCTGCCCGCCCTGCCGCGCGCCCGCCTGATGGTGCATCAGCCGCATTTGCTGATCTGGGGGCAAGACGATACCGCCCTGCTGCCCGAAGCCACCGCCGGGCTCGAAGACTACGCGCCCAATCTCACGCGCGTCAAAACCCCCGGCGCGGATCACTGGATCTGCCACCAAAAGCCCGACGCCGTGGCCGCAGCAATCCGCGACTGGCTGCAAGACTGA
- a CDS encoding AbiV family abortive infection protein, with translation MTADLLRSYSAASLRNADELLVEASLLRDHGHMARAYFLAIACIEEAGKALLCFDSQSRNLADPAINTKLKANTENHGHKINYALSIWAFFSPDPRGALEVALKLIPHLKRGREPAMYSDLRSNPDRAQTPSEDVRTKAAHDCVRLAKDCLANAHRHVGEETPVQFTSAQGRMFTMKSAKFQGILNTEDFWWYYISHMEAGQQDIAEAVLGYERDHLKTGALFRQT, from the coding sequence TTGACAGCGGATCTGTTGCGTTCTTACAGCGCCGCCTCGTTGCGCAATGCTGATGAACTGCTCGTTGAAGCATCTCTCTTGCGAGACCATGGCCACATGGCGCGGGCTTACTTCTTGGCAATTGCGTGTATCGAAGAAGCAGGCAAAGCGCTGCTTTGTTTCGACTCGCAGAGCCGCAACTTGGCTGATCCTGCAATCAACACCAAGCTGAAAGCAAACACTGAGAACCACGGGCACAAGATCAATTACGCGTTGAGCATCTGGGCCTTCTTCAGCCCCGACCCGCGCGGCGCATTGGAGGTAGCGCTCAAACTGATTCCCCATCTAAAGCGCGGGCGAGAACCCGCGATGTACAGCGATCTACGCTCCAATCCGGACCGAGCACAAACACCCAGCGAGGACGTCCGCACCAAGGCAGCACACGACTGTGTAAGGTTGGCCAAAGACTGCCTCGCGAATGCACATCGCCATGTGGGCGAAGAAACACCAGTCCAATTCACATCGGCTCAAGGCAGAATGTTCACGATGAAGTCTGCCAAATTTCAGGGGATCCTGAATACGGAAGATTTCTGGTGGTATTATATCTCACACATGGAAGCGGGCCAGCAAGACATCGCGGAAGCGGTACTTGGATACGAACGGGATCACCTCAAAACCGGCGCGCTGTTCCGTCAGACATAG